A genomic stretch from Neodiprion fabricii isolate iyNeoFabr1 chromosome 3, iyNeoFabr1.1, whole genome shotgun sequence includes:
- the LOC124177239 gene encoding serine/threonine-protein phosphatase alpha-2 isoform: MAETDKLNIDSIIARLLEVRGARPGKNVQLTEGEIRGLCLKSREIFLSQPILLELEAPLKICGDIHGQYYDLLRLFEYGGFPPESNYLFLGDYVDRGKQSLETICLLLAYKIKYPENFFLLRGNHECASINRIYGFYDECKRRYNIKLWKTFTDCFNCLPVAAIVDEKIFCCHGGLSPDLQSMEQIRRIMRPTDVPDQGLLCDLLWSDPDKDTMGWGENDRGVSFTFGAEVVAKFLHKHDFDLICRAHQVVEDGYEFFAKRQLVTLFSAPNYCGEFDNAGAMMSVDETLMCSFQILKPADKRKFTYGGLNAGRPVTPPRGANNKNKKK; encoded by the exons ATGGCTGAGACTGATAAATTGAACATCGACAGCATCATAGCCCGGCTCTTAGAAG TGCGGGGAGCTCGACCTGGTAAAAATGTTCAGCTGACCGAGGGCGAAATTCGAGGCCTCTGCCTCAAATctcgtgaaatatttctatcCCAGCCCATCTTACTCGAATTGGAGGCTCCCTTGAAAATTTGTG ggGATATCCATGGACAGTACTATGACTTGCTGCGGCTTTTCGAATACGGAGGTTTTCCACCAGAGAGTAACTACTTATTTCTGGGCGACTATGTAGACAGAGGGAAACAATCTTTGGAGACAATCTGTCTTCTGCTCGCCTACAAGATCAAGTAtcctgaaaatttctttttgcttAGAGGAAATCACGAATGTGCATCAATCAACAGGATATATGGCTTTTACGATGAGT GTAAGCGTCGGTACAACATTAAACTATGGAAAACATTTACCGATTGTTTTAACTGCTTGCCAGTCGCAGCAATTGTTGACGAAAAAATCTTCTGCTGTCATGGAGGCTTAAGTCCGGATCTCCAGAGCATGGAGCAAATAAGACGTATTATGCGACCCACCGATGTACCTGATCAAGGCTTATTGTGCGATCTGCTATGGTCGGATCCGGACAAAGATACAATGGGTTGGGGTGAAAACGATCGTGGTGTTTCATTTACTTTTGGTGCAGAAGTCGTTGccaaatttttacataaacATGATTTTGATCTCATCTGTCGAGCTCATCAG GTTGTTGAAGATGGCTACGAGTTCTTCGCTAAACGTCAATTGGTTACATTATTTTCTGCGCCAAACTATTGCGGTGAATTTGACAATGCGGGCGCTATGATGTCCGTGGATGAGACTCTGATGTGCAGCTTTCAGATTCTCAAGCCCGCTGATAAACGAAAGTTTACTTACGGTGGTTTAAACGCTGGACGACCCGTCACACCACCACGAGGTgccaacaacaaaaacaaaaagaagtgA
- the LOC124177241 gene encoding ran-specific GTPase-activating protein-like, translating to MPENGLNGDHVVDGGVPHDNEEENVENDVHFEPIISLPIIEVSNNEEDEVELIKLRAKLYRYDSSDGLSKWKERGTGEVKLLRHKTKSTVRVVMRRDKTLKICANHFVTPWMELKPNCGSDRAWVWSVLADFADEELKPELLAIRFANAENATMWKDAFEKAKKIVGSECEIYAGKTGVDEQKDDSSSEASYSDVSYCESSDNENQTRESKEVQEDKKDKPEVAEKEDHVEKVSNEAKSEEEAKEVEGQLAKLSVKNIDQDK from the exons ATGCCAGAAAACGGA TTGAACGGGGACCACGTCGTTGACGGTGGAGTGCCGCATGACAACGAGGAAGAGAATGTCGAAAATGACGTGCACTTTGAACCTATTATTTCACTACCAATTATCGAAGTCTCAAACAACGAGGAGGACGAAGTCGAGCTGATAAAACT GAGAGCTAAACTGTATCGTTACGACTCGAGCGATGGTTTATCAAAATGGAAGGAGAGAGGTACAGGGGAAGTCAAACTCTTGAGacacaaaacaaaaagtacTGTGAGGGTAGTCATGCGCAGAGACAAAACTCTGAAGATATGCGCAAACCATTTTGTTACACCGTGGATGGAGCTCAAACCAAATTGCGGAAGTGATCGGGCTTGGGTTTGGAGTGTCCTAGCCGATTTTGCTGACGAAGAATTAAAGCCAGAGCTACTCGCTATTCGCTTTGCCAATGCTGAAA ATGCTACAATGTGGAAAGATGCGTTTGAAAAAGCCAAGAAAATAGTGGGCTCAGAATGTGAAATTTATGCCGGTAAAACTGGTGTCGATGAACAAAAGGATGACAGTTCAAGTGAAGCTAGCTACAGTGATGTTAGCTACTGTGAAAGTAGTGATAATGAGAATCAGACAAGGGAATCCAAAGAAGTGCAAGAAGATAAAAAGGATAAACCGGAGGTAGCTGAGAAGGAAGATCATGTAGAAAAAGTATCTAACGAGGCCAAGTCTGAGGAGGAGGCAAAGGAAGTAGAGGGCCAGCTGGCAAAGCTGTCTGTGAAGAATATTGACCAAGACAAGTAA
- the LOC124177242 gene encoding endoplasmic reticulum resident protein 29 codes for MLLYYAVFVLAVAGLGQSSDEDCKGCVPLDSHSFDKVIPKFKVALVKFDVAFPYGEKHEEFAKVAAATKDSADLLVAEVGIKDYGKKENSDLAQRYGITKDDFPAVRLFLQGKSEPIPFVQKLDSDFTAENLKRFIRARSDVYLGLPGCVEQLDRLAEEFKSSQDKERQEILSKAKIFEETLPEEHRKAAQVYVKTMERIMERGDVFVQLEQSRLEGLLKGKISKDKKRNMEERRNILQSFAHRDEL; via the exons ATGCTCCTGTATTATGCAGTTTTCGTACTTGCCGTCGCGGGGTTGGGTCAATCCAGTGACGAGGATTGCAAGGGATGCGTACCCCTCGACTCTCACTCATTTGATAAG GTAATTCCGAAATTTAAAGTAGCTCTAGTTAAATTTGACGTGGCTTTTCCCTATGGTGAAAAACACGAGGAGTTTGCCAAAGTTGCTGCAGCAACAAAAGATTCTGCAGATCTTTTGGTAGCAGAAGTTGGCATCAAAGATTatgggaaaaaagaaaattccgaCTTGGCACAGCGCTATGGTATAACTAAGGACGATTTTCCTGCTGTTCGTTTGTTCTTGCAAGGAAAATCCGAACCTATACCATTTGTTCAGAAATTAGATTCTGATTTTACtgctgaaaatttaaaaagatttattaGAGCACGATCAGATGTCTATTTGGGATTGCCAGGATGTGTTGAACAGCTCGATAGGTTGGCGGAAGAATTTAAAAGTAGTCAGGATAAGGAGAGACAG GAAATACTGAGTaaagcgaaaatttttgaagaaacatTGCCCGAAGAACATCGAAAGGCGGCTCAAGTTTATGTAAAGACGATGGAGCGAATAATGGAAAGAGGCGATGTGTTTGTACAGTTGGAACAATCGAGACTAGAGGGATTATTGAAAGGAAAGATATCCAAGGACAAGAAACGCAATATGGAAGAAAGGCGTAACATCTTACAATCATTCGCACACAGAGatgaactttaa
- the LOC124177240 gene encoding alpha-tocopherol transfer protein-like produces MMHLGHTIQDSRAKYPELTDEVLDDLQKWTEARGIPGVPVEQLALFTHSCYYDREATLRCMSVYYRMRATIPEFFANRDPKMECLQHSLRALQFVGLPVPDPQGNRIIFHRLADSRPSQYIFNDGIKLLTMAVDASLYSDGCSPGYIFLFDMQGVRLGHLTRLSVSSIRKFFEYIQEGLPVRLKGIHVLNAVWFMDKVLSLIRPFMKRELFDMLHLYTGDVSEVYDHIPQKCLPKDFGGDLAMVEDLHEAHTLKLLELRDYFLEEERLFRGGCSAGDSKISSSSSALSEDLRSSSKSKDGCTASAPDT; encoded by the exons ATGATGCATTTGGGACATACGATTCAAGACTCTCGTGCCAAGTACCCGGAACTCACCGATGAGGTCTTGGATGATCTGCAAAAGTGGACGGAAGCCAGAGGCATCCCGGGTGTTCCTGTCGAACAATTGGCTCTGTTCACCCATAGCTGCTATTACGACAGGGAAGCCACCCTTCGCTGCATGAGTGTTTACTACAGGATGAGGGCGACAATTCCCGAGTTTTTTGCCAACCGTGATCCCAAGATGGAATGTCTGCAGCATTCATTGCGAGCACT ACAATTTGTCGGCCTTCCGGTACCAGATCCACAGGGAAAcaggataatttttcatcgactgGCGGACTCTCGACCCAGCCAGTACATATTCAATGATGGAATAAAGCTCCTGACAATGGCAGTTGATGCTAGTCTATACTCGGATGGCTGTTCACCgggatacatatttttatttgacatgCAAGGAGTCAGATTGGGCCACTTGACCAGACTTTCGGTGTCCAGTATTCGAAAATTCTTCGAGTATATACAAGAGGGACTTCCGGTTAGACTGAAGGGAATTCACGTTTTGAACGCTGTCTGGTTTATGGATAAGGTCCTTTCGCTGATCAGGCCGTTCATGAAGCGAGAATTGTTTGATATG CTTCATCTTTACACTGGAGACGTTTCTGAAGTATACGACCATATACCACAAAAGTGTTTACCAAAAGATTTTGGAGGGGATCTTGCTATGGTGGAAGATCTTCACG AGGCACATACCTTGAAATTGCTGGAATTGCGAGATTATTTTCTTGAAGAGGAAAGACTGTTCCGTGGAGGATGCAGTGCCGGTGACTCTAAAATATCCTCGTCTAGCTCTGCACTTTCTGAAGATCTTCGTTCCTCATCAAAATCCAAGGATGGATGCACTGCTTCCGCTCCAGACACCTGA